The DNA window TGTCGCCGAAATCCCAGCCGATGATGTCATCGACGTATTTGTCTCCCTTGTAGCTCTTGCCGTTGCGGCCGTCCTCCCAGCCGCCGCTGAGGTTGGCCTTCCACGGCCTGAGCAGATCGCCGGCGTCGATGTGGCCGTTGGCGTTACCGTCATGCACATAGGCGGCGTTGGCGGAATTGTTGAGGTCGTAGAAGGTGATAAGGCCGTCGGCGTCGGTATCGACGAGCTTCTTCTTGAGCGCCTTGGGGATCTCGGCCTGGTTGATCCAGACGTTGAGGTAGAGATCTTCGTGGGTGTAGTCGATGCCGGAATCGATGTGCCCGACGACCACCGCCGCGCTGCCCGTGCCGGCGTCCCACGCGGATTCGGCGTTCGAACCGGACAGACCCCATTGGTCGGCGTAGCCGGGGTCGTTGGGGACGGTGGACATCAGCGTGCGCTTCTCAAGTGTGTCGAAGCGGCAGTCACGTGAGAGCGACGGCGACAGCCGCTGTTGCCAGCGGCGGAAAGCGCGGAAGACCGGCAGGCGATCGAAGTGGTTTGAGAAGGTGGGCAGGCGCATGGTCATCCTCTGAAAGTCGGAGCGCACCGAGGGCATTGGCGCTCGCCGGGCAGGCGGTGGCGCGACGGAGCCGCAGTCGGGGCAATCGGGTGTTTGGGTTTACGGCCGCCGGTTTGGCGAGTGCCAACACGTCGCGGCAGGAGGCAGGTTCGTCGCCGTGGGGGCTAGAACAACATCCTTGCGATTAATCGGACACCCGAGCGGGGTAAGTTCTTCCCGGGAAATTGCCGGCGCGGGGAATTTCGGCGAGTGGCGGGTAGGAGCGAACGGCGGCGTTGAGTGTTACGTACGGACGGTCTTGAATGCGGTTTCAGATTCGGTCGAGTGTCGGGCCGGCTCGCGTACTAAATGCGGACTTACCACGGAGTTCATCTTGAAGCCTCTTGCCTCTCACCGAGATGATGAAACCTTGGTACGGTGCCAGGATTGAACGCCAAGCCGAGACGCCAAGAGTTGCCTTGCCTTGGATGGCGTCCTTGGCGACTCGGCGTCTTGGCGTTCATCACTTCTGTTTTCGGAGCAGGACACGGAGTTCACGGAGATGAAGACCGAGAAAGGACTTCTGCGGACTCTGGCGCGGCCACTGTGTATTGTGGGGTGGCCTCGGTCACGATCCGGCGCGGCCTCCGTGGCTTCTCCGTGTCCTCAGTGTTCTCCGTGGTGAGTCTTCATTTTTCGGGTTAGCGGTCGCACCGCAGGTGCACTCTTGCGAACGCAAGAAAGGCGTGCACTTTCCGTGCGACCGCTAACCGCTTCAGATTGGAGGCTTGGTCCAGCTCAGGGCTTTTCGGTGGGCGTCGGCGCGTTGGCCACCCACCTGACGGCGTTGCGGATGAGTCCGTCGAGGCCGGCGCTGCGTTCGGGGTGTGGGCTGATGCAGATGACCCGTCCCTTGCCGAAGTTCGCCTGGGCAGCGGCGGTGGTGCCCTTCATGACGCCGACGGGAGCGCCGTTCTTGGCAATCTCGGTTTCAAACGTCGCCAGGGGTTGGTAGGCGGGCAAGTCGGGCTTGTTATCGGGGGCCAGCAGGGGGCCCTGGGCATAGTCCACGGGAACGATCTCGTCCTTGACGCCGGCCAGTGATTTGCCGTCGGACGTCAGGCGGAGCTGGACGGTGCCGGTGCCGCGGGCCCAGTGCTTGGTGTCGACGACCTGGGCGTTGAGCAGGCCGATCGACCATTTGTAGTGCGTGGTGGCGAGGTATGCTCCGCCGCAGATGCCGACATACCCGCCGCCGTCCTGAACGAACTTTTTGATGATCTCGCGCCCTTCGGGCTGGAGGGTTTCGGCCTGCTTGGACCCGCTGCCGCCGGGTTGGACGAGGACGTCAAAATCCTTGAGTTTGCCGGCGCGGATATCCTGGGCGGTGACGAGCGTGTAGGTGAAGTCGCCGGAGCGGGAAAGGCATTTGCCGACATTATCCTTGTCGGTTCCGCCGGTATCACGATAGACGGCGACGCGCAGCACCTTACCGGCAGGCTGGGTCGAAGGGCGCGTTGCCGGCACATCGCCCGCGAGCACAAGGTGCGGAATGAAGGTGATCAGAGAAAGTGCACAGAGCATCAGACGGTCGATCGGCTTCATGGACGTCGACTCTA is part of the Humisphaera borealis genome and encodes:
- a CDS encoding BPL-N domain-containing protein, which gives rise to MKPIDRLMLCALSLITFIPHLVLAGDVPATRPSTQPAGKVLRVAVYRDTGGTDKDNVGKCLSRSGDFTYTLVTAQDIRAGKLKDFDVLVQPGGSGSKQAETLQPEGREIIKKFVQDGGGYVGICGGAYLATTHYKWSIGLLNAQVVDTKHWARGTGTVQLRLTSDGKSLAGVKDEIVPVDYAQGPLLAPDNKPDLPAYQPLATFETEIAKNGAPVGVMKGTTAAAQANFGKGRVICISPHPERSAGLDGLIRNAVRWVANAPTPTEKP